In Persicimonas caeni, a single window of DNA contains:
- the truB gene encoding tRNA pseudouridine(55) synthase TruB, with product MDGLLLVDKPTGMTSFDVIRNIRRVANTRKIGHTGTLDPQASGLLPLVVGRCTKLANFLSLDVKEYDFEMELGVETETGDVEGEAVRECPWEHVSEEAIREACEQFIGEIEQVPPIYSAVKVNGKRAYELARKGEEFELEPRPVTIESLSLVSFEPPRAKLHTRCGSGTYVRALVRDLGGALGSCAYTTAIRRTVVGRFSLDEATPLAEITPENFSDLLLPPIELMREFPTYTVDESMCLALGYGQNIQPERLDVDVDSFVAVANEAGELVAVTVARETEEGLALRPKRVLKPQH from the coding sequence ATGGATGGTCTATTGCTCGTCGACAAGCCGACCGGGATGACCAGCTTCGACGTCATCCGCAATATTCGGCGCGTGGCGAATACCCGCAAAATCGGACATACCGGCACGCTCGACCCACAGGCGAGCGGGCTGCTTCCGCTGGTGGTGGGCCGGTGCACCAAACTGGCCAACTTCTTGAGCCTCGACGTCAAAGAGTACGATTTCGAGATGGAACTCGGCGTCGAGACCGAAACGGGTGACGTCGAGGGCGAAGCCGTACGCGAGTGTCCGTGGGAGCACGTAAGCGAAGAGGCGATCCGCGAGGCCTGCGAGCAATTTATTGGTGAGATCGAGCAGGTGCCGCCGATCTATTCGGCAGTCAAGGTGAACGGCAAGCGCGCCTATGAACTCGCTCGCAAGGGCGAAGAGTTCGAACTCGAGCCGCGACCGGTGACCATCGAGTCGCTAAGCCTCGTGAGCTTCGAGCCCCCCCGAGCCAAGCTTCACACACGCTGCGGCTCGGGAACCTACGTGCGCGCCTTGGTGCGCGATCTCGGCGGCGCGCTCGGCTCGTGTGCGTACACCACGGCGATTCGCCGCACGGTGGTCGGGCGCTTTTCGCTCGACGAAGCGACGCCGCTTGCAGAGATTACCCCCGAGAACTTCTCCGATCTCTTGCTCCCTCCCATCGAGTTGATGCGCGAGTTTCCGACCTACACCGTCGACGAATCGATGTGTTTGGCGTTGGGCTACGGCCAAAATATCCAGCCCGAGCGGCTCGACGTCGACGTCGACAGCTTCGTCGCCGTCGCCAATGAGGCCGGCGAACTAGTCGCGGTGACCGTGGCGCGTGAGACCGAAGAGGGCCTGGCGTTGCGACCCAAGCGCGTGCTCAAACCCCAGCATTGA
- a CDS encoding saccharopine dehydrogenase family protein → MESPAIVVYGVTGFTGRLVARELAQKAVPFVASARNRTKLDNLVAALRRDLNAEVETRQASVDQSHSLDEMLQGAKVLINCAGPFMDIGAPVVEAAVRNGVHYFDTTGEQGFMRWVQSELAAEAHEKGVVLAPGSAYEYATGNFAAKLAAAKGARKLGICYAVRGMAMSHGTKKSIVRVLSSDGYTFVGGHLERRKPAYRLFDVPLPSGRTVKGAWFPGGESLTVPLFANVKQVESCLAVGETAGKLLKLASPVIEKLAGTVGGVADRVIDFTGGDPHKAGAEPDFVVAAFDPDNAHFYAAITGKDPYDVTARVIVEAARRTADTPPDEGGFTSLPALFNVREFVDAVDLDIVER, encoded by the coding sequence ATGGAGTCTCCTGCAATCGTCGTTTATGGAGTCACTGGCTTCACTGGACGTCTGGTGGCTCGTGAACTCGCCCAGAAAGCGGTGCCGTTCGTGGCCTCGGCCAGGAACCGCACCAAGCTGGACAACCTCGTCGCCGCACTGCGGCGCGATCTCAACGCCGAGGTCGAGACGCGCCAGGCCAGTGTCGACCAGTCGCATTCGCTCGACGAGATGCTCCAAGGCGCCAAGGTGCTCATCAATTGCGCCGGGCCGTTTATGGATATCGGCGCGCCGGTCGTCGAGGCAGCCGTGCGTAACGGCGTGCATTATTTCGACACCACCGGCGAGCAGGGCTTTATGCGGTGGGTGCAGAGCGAACTCGCCGCCGAGGCGCACGAAAAAGGCGTCGTGCTGGCGCCTGGGTCGGCCTACGAGTACGCCACCGGCAATTTCGCCGCCAAACTCGCCGCCGCGAAGGGCGCGCGCAAGCTCGGGATCTGCTACGCCGTGCGCGGCATGGCCATGAGTCACGGCACGAAGAAGTCAATCGTGCGTGTCTTGTCGAGCGACGGCTACACCTTCGTCGGCGGTCACCTCGAGCGGCGCAAACCGGCGTACCGCCTGTTCGACGTGCCCCTCCCGAGCGGCCGCACCGTCAAGGGGGCGTGGTTTCCCGGTGGTGAATCCCTGACCGTGCCACTCTTTGCCAACGTCAAGCAGGTCGAGTCGTGTCTGGCCGTCGGCGAGACGGCTGGAAAGCTGCTCAAACTCGCCTCGCCGGTCATCGAAAAGCTCGCCGGCACGGTTGGCGGAGTCGCCGACCGCGTGATCGATTTCACCGGGGGCGACCCGCACAAAGCCGGCGCCGAGCCCGATTTTGTCGTCGCCGCTTTCGACCCCGACAACGCCCATTTTTACGCCGCCATCACGGGCAAAGATCCCTACGATGTCACGGCGCGCGTCATCGTCGAGGCTGCTCGGCGCACCGCAGATACGCCGCCCGACGAGGGCGGGTTTACCTCATTGCCCGCGCTCTTTAACGTGCGCGAGTTTGTCGACGCCGTCGACCTCGACATCGTCGAACGTTAA
- a CDS encoding Tex family protein has translation MSKTNTKSIVERVARQLGIKNHQVEGTMSLLDEGNTVPFIARYRKEATGNLDEVQIRDVASTVDAIRQLEDRRKTILASIEEQGALTAELRKKLLQADTVARLEDLYAPYRPKRRTRGQKAREAGLEPVAETIWKGGDIRAAAKAHVCDDYPSADDVIGGAKDIIAEDISDDAEVRDRVRREARKRGKFACRRRRGGDEDPNFKLYFEFSTSVQHAKPHQVLAIRRGENEKVLSAGIEVDDAAMCSWISNRKNGAKSGQGRKLVDEAIEDGYKRLIHPSIERDIRGELEEMAEEHAIGVFALNLKNLLLQPPLPGRRILGIDPGYRTGCKMAVISKSGEFETTDMIYVHDGRRNEAPHKIRKMIDGHDIDVVAVGNGTGSRETEQAVADAISAIDRDVQYAIVDEAGASVYSASDIARREFPDLDVSVRGAISIARRLQDPLAELVKIDPKSIGVGMYQHDVNQTQLQESLDAVVEDVVNGVGVDLGSASEPLLARVAGIGPTLARRIVKHRSRSGGIKSREELKDVRGVGAKTYEQCAGFLRIRNGKEPLDGTGIHPENYKMARAILKEAGAKLGEDNLQQRLKGLRSSGKLGQLADKHGVGRYTLEDIVDALLRPGRDPREALDPPQLRSDVLKMEDLREGMKLTGTVRNVVDFGAFVDIGVKQDGLVHVSEMADRYVKNPHDFVSVGDKIEVMILSVDKDRGRIGLSMKQA, from the coding sequence ATGAGCAAGACCAACACGAAATCCATCGTCGAGCGTGTCGCGCGACAGCTCGGGATCAAGAATCACCAAGTCGAGGGGACGATGAGCCTCCTCGATGAGGGCAATACGGTTCCGTTCATCGCCCGCTACCGCAAAGAGGCGACCGGAAACCTCGACGAGGTGCAGATTCGTGACGTCGCCTCGACCGTCGATGCGATTCGTCAGCTCGAGGACCGTCGCAAGACGATCTTAGCGAGCATCGAAGAGCAGGGCGCGCTGACCGCGGAGCTGCGCAAAAAGTTGCTGCAAGCCGACACGGTCGCTCGCCTCGAAGATCTGTACGCGCCATACCGCCCCAAGCGTCGCACCCGCGGCCAGAAGGCTCGCGAAGCAGGTCTCGAGCCCGTCGCCGAGACGATCTGGAAGGGCGGGGACATTCGCGCCGCTGCCAAGGCCCATGTGTGCGACGACTACCCGAGCGCCGACGACGTCATCGGCGGGGCTAAGGACATCATTGCCGAGGATATCTCGGACGACGCAGAGGTGCGCGACCGCGTGCGCCGCGAGGCGCGAAAGCGCGGCAAATTCGCGTGTAGACGCCGTCGTGGTGGGGATGAAGATCCGAACTTCAAGCTTTACTTTGAGTTTTCGACGTCGGTCCAGCACGCCAAACCTCATCAAGTACTTGCGATTCGTCGCGGGGAAAACGAGAAGGTCTTGAGCGCGGGCATCGAGGTCGACGATGCGGCGATGTGCAGCTGGATTTCGAACCGCAAGAATGGCGCAAAGTCGGGCCAGGGCCGTAAGCTCGTCGACGAGGCGATCGAGGACGGATACAAGCGCTTGATCCACCCGTCCATCGAGCGAGACATTCGAGGAGAACTTGAAGAAATGGCCGAGGAACACGCTATCGGCGTGTTCGCGCTCAACTTGAAGAACCTCTTGCTCCAGCCGCCTTTGCCCGGCCGGCGCATTCTGGGGATCGACCCGGGCTACCGCACCGGCTGCAAGATGGCGGTCATCTCGAAGTCGGGTGAGTTCGAGACGACCGACATGATCTACGTGCACGACGGGCGCCGAAACGAAGCCCCGCACAAGATCCGAAAGATGATCGATGGGCACGACATCGACGTGGTGGCCGTGGGCAACGGCACAGGCAGCCGAGAGACCGAGCAGGCCGTCGCTGACGCCATCAGCGCGATCGACCGCGACGTGCAGTACGCCATCGTCGACGAAGCCGGCGCGAGCGTCTACAGCGCCTCGGACATCGCCCGGCGCGAGTTTCCCGACCTAGACGTCAGCGTGCGCGGCGCGATTTCGATCGCTCGCCGTCTGCAAGACCCGCTCGCCGAGCTCGTCAAGATCGACCCGAAGAGCATCGGCGTGGGCATGTACCAGCACGATGTGAACCAGACGCAGCTCCAAGAGTCGCTCGACGCGGTCGTCGAGGACGTGGTCAACGGCGTGGGCGTCGATCTGGGCTCGGCCTCCGAGCCTCTCCTGGCGCGCGTGGCCGGCATCGGGCCGACGCTCGCCCGGCGCATCGTCAAGCACCGGTCGCGAAGCGGCGGGATCAAGAGCCGCGAAGAACTCAAAGACGTACGCGGCGTAGGCGCGAAGACCTACGAGCAGTGCGCCGGATTCTTGCGTATCCGAAACGGAAAGGAGCCCCTCGACGGAACGGGCATCCACCCGGAGAACTACAAGATGGCGCGGGCGATCCTCAAGGAAGCGGGCGCCAAGCTCGGCGAGGACAACCTGCAGCAGCGCCTCAAGGGGCTGCGCTCGTCAGGTAAGCTCGGCCAACTCGCCGACAAACACGGCGTCGGCCGCTATACGCTCGAGGATATCGTCGACGCGCTGCTTCGCCCCGGCCGCGATCCGCGCGAGGCGCTCGACCCGCCCCAGCTTCGCAGCGACGTTCTGAAGATGGAGGACCTGCGCGAGGGTATGAAGCTCACCGGCACGGTGCGCAACGTGGTCGACTTCGGCGCCTTCGTCGACATCGGCGTCAAGCAAGACGGCTTGGTGCACGTGAGCGAGATGGCCGACCGCTACGTTAAAAATCCGCACGACTTCGTCAGCGTGGGTGACAAGATCGAAGTGATGATTTTGTCGGTCGACAAGGACCGCGGTCGCATTGGTTTGTCGATGAAGCAGGCATAA
- a CDS encoding His/Gly/Thr/Pro-type tRNA ligase C-terminal domain-containing protein — protein sequence MGLLLEHHKGRLPAWLAPVQAHVLPIGEDHVDYADALARELGARGIRGRVVAPDESVGRRIAEAHDTGIPWMLIVGDREVGSRSVSVRDQEGQQNQLRDEAIAELAAEASPPV from the coding sequence ATGGGCTTGCTCCTCGAGCACCACAAAGGAAGGCTTCCGGCGTGGCTCGCGCCCGTTCAGGCGCATGTGTTGCCAATTGGGGAGGACCACGTCGACTACGCCGACGCCCTCGCTCGAGAGCTCGGTGCGCGAGGTATCCGAGGACGCGTCGTGGCCCCCGACGAGAGCGTCGGACGCCGCATCGCCGAAGCCCACGACACGGGCATCCCGTGGATGCTCATCGTCGGCGACCGAGAGGTTGGGAGTCGTTCGGTGAGTGTGCGCGACCAGGAGGGACAGCAAAATCAGCTGCGCGACGAAGCCATCGCCGAGCTTGCCGCGGAGGCCAGCCCGCCGGTGTGA
- a CDS encoding P-loop NTPase family protein codes for MQLTNLYNRHGEPHDRYVVVGTSGSGKSTLANRLAWHTSNRHIELDGLFWLPDWQMRETDDFRAQVASACAGERWVVDGNYSKARDIAWRRAQAIVWLDLPFHVVMTQMLGRTLDRCISRCDLWNSGNHATFRRAFLSRDSIIWWAAKTWKQRKELYSTLLYEPQWTHLDIFRVRSNDLSDVEVRRGRRSRSVASAESDC; via the coding sequence ATGCAGTTAACAAACCTCTACAACCGCCACGGCGAGCCCCACGACCGCTACGTCGTCGTGGGCACTTCCGGCTCGGGCAAGTCCACGCTCGCCAACCGCCTCGCCTGGCACACGAGCAACCGCCACATCGAGCTCGACGGGCTCTTCTGGCTGCCCGACTGGCAGATGCGCGAGACCGACGACTTCCGCGCCCAAGTCGCCAGCGCCTGCGCCGGCGAGCGCTGGGTCGTCGACGGCAACTACTCGAAAGCGCGGGACATCGCCTGGCGGCGCGCCCAGGCCATCGTCTGGCTCGACCTCCCATTCCACGTCGTCATGACCCAAATGCTTGGGCGCACGCTCGACCGCTGCATCAGCAGGTGCGATCTCTGGAATTCCGGAAATCACGCGACCTTTCGGCGTGCGTTCCTCAGCCGCGACTCGATCATCTGGTGGGCAGCAAAGACTTGGAAGCAGCGAAAAGAGCTCTACTCGACGCTGCTCTACGAGCCGCAGTGGACTCATCTCGACATCTTTCGGGTTCGCTCCAATGACCTGAGCGACGTCGAGGTGCGTCGCGGACGACGCTCACGCTCTGTTGCCAGCGCCGAATCGGACTGCTAG
- the trxB gene encoding thioredoxin-disulfide reductase: MTDLKKDLYDVTIMGSGPAGLTAAIYTARANLEPVVFEGSQPGGQLTITTDVENFPGFSDGIMGPDLMNEMREQALRFGAEAHMASIAKVDLSERPFTVTLEDGTEYKTKTFVIASGARARLLGLDSESRLMGRGVSTCATCDGFFFRDQELAIVGGGDSAMEEAVFLTKFASKVTVIHRREELRASQIMQDRAFNNDKIEFLWNREVVEVLGNEDDGVTGLKLMNNETEDVEDFDVDGLFIAIGHIPNTEIFKGKLKMNDHGYIMTEPDSSRTSVPGVFAVGDVQDWTYRQAITAAGSGCKGAIDAERYLEEAHDIEKHRTEEWD; this comes from the coding sequence ATGACTGACCTGAAAAAAGACTTGTACGACGTGACCATCATGGGCTCGGGCCCTGCCGGCCTGACCGCGGCGATCTACACCGCCCGCGCCAACCTCGAGCCGGTGGTCTTCGAGGGCTCCCAGCCCGGCGGCCAGCTCACCATCACGACCGACGTGGAGAACTTCCCCGGCTTCTCCGATGGCATCATGGGCCCCGACCTGATGAACGAGATGCGCGAGCAGGCGCTTCGTTTCGGCGCCGAGGCCCACATGGCCTCCATCGCCAAGGTCGACCTGTCGGAGCGCCCCTTCACGGTCACCCTCGAGGACGGCACCGAGTATAAGACAAAGACGTTCGTCATCGCCTCGGGCGCTCGCGCTCGCCTACTTGGCCTCGACAGCGAGTCGCGCCTGATGGGCCGCGGCGTGTCGACCTGCGCCACCTGTGACGGTTTCTTCTTCCGCGACCAGGAGCTCGCCATCGTCGGCGGCGGCGACTCGGCCATGGAAGAGGCGGTCTTCTTGACCAAATTTGCCAGCAAGGTCACCGTCATCCACCGCCGCGAAGAGCTTCGCGCCTCGCAGATCATGCAGGACCGCGCGTTCAACAACGACAAGATCGAATTCTTGTGGAACCGCGAGGTCGTCGAGGTGCTCGGCAACGAAGACGACGGCGTGACCGGTCTCAAGCTGATGAACAACGAGACCGAAGACGTCGAGGACTTCGACGTCGACGGCCTGTTCATCGCCATCGGGCACATCCCAAACACCGAGATCTTCAAGGGTAAGCTCAAGATGAACGACCACGGCTACATCATGACCGAGCCCGACTCGAGCCGCACCAGCGTGCCGGGCGTGTTCGCCGTGGGCGACGTCCAAGACTGGACCTACCGTCAGGCCATCACCGCCGCCGGCAGCGGCTGCAAAGGCGCCATCGACGCCGAGCGCTACCTCGAAGAGGCGCACGACATCGAGAAGCACCGCACCGAGGAATGGGACTAA